Genomic segment of Candidatus Acidiferrales bacterium:
CTTGTTCAGGTCGCCTATTTCGCTCGTGAGCGCTGCCGCCATGAACTCCGGCGGATAATAAGTTTTCAGATATGCGGTCTGGTAAGCGAGGACCGAATAGGCAACAGCATGAGATTTATTGAACCCGTATGAAGCGAACTTATCTATCAAATCGAAAATTTCTCCGGCGAGTTTCCTATCGATAGAATTCTTGATCGCTCCTTCGACAAAAAGTTTTTTCTGCTCCGCCATCAAGATTTTGTCTTTCTTTCCCATCGCACGGCGCATCATATCTGCCTGCGCGAGCGTGAATCCTGCAATCGCGCTCGCTATCTGAATCACCTGCTCCTGGTAAACCATGACACCGTAAGTCGGCTTAAGGATTTGCTCCATCTTAGGATGCAAATATTCTATCGGCTTCCTTCCGATTTTCCTGTCGATGAAATCTTCTATCATTTCCATCGGGCCGGGTCGATACAGTGCATTCATCGCGACGACATCGTCCATCGAGGTCGGGTTCAACTTCTTGAGGTACTCCTGCATCTTGGAACTTTCAAACTGGAACACGGCAACAGTCTGCCCGGCCGCAAAAAGCTCGTAAACTTTCGGATCGTCGTAAGGAATCCCGTCAAGATCGATTTCCTTTCCGTGATTTTCTTTGATCCGGCGGAGAGCGTCTTCAATTACGGTCAGCGTCCTCAGCCCTAAGAAATCCATCTTGAGAAGACCGATCTCCTCGAGGCTCTTGTACTCATACTCGGTGATGACTTCCGTCGAGGGCGTCTTGTAAAGCGGCACATAATCGGTAATTTTCCCGGGAGCGATCACGACTCCGGCGGCGTGCGTACCGACATTCCTGTTGGTCCCTTCGAGCACCAGCGAGTATTCGATAAGCTGTTTTATCTTCGGGTCGTTGCTCTCTTTCACCCAGCGAAGCTCGGGGATCGTATCGACCGCTTCGCGAAGCGGCGTGACCCGACCAAGGATAACGGGGATTTGCTTCGTGATAGATTCAGTCGTCGAAAGAGAAATGCCGAGAACTCTTCCAACGTCTTTTAGGACGGCCCGCGAAGAAAGGGTTCCGAAGGTGACGATCTGGCACACCGACTCCTCTCCGTATTTTCTCTTGACATAATCGATGACGAGATTACGTTTGTTGTCGGCGAAGTCGATATCGATGTCCGGCATCGAGACGCGATCGGGATTCAAAAATCTTTCAAAGAGAAGACCATACTTAAGCGGATCCACGTTCGTAATCCCGAGCGCATACGACACGATACTTCCTGCCGCACTTCCCCTCCCGGGACCGACGCGAACGCCCATCTCACGAGCACTGTTTATGAAGTCCTGCACGACGAGAAAATATCCCGCAAATCCCATTTTCTTTATGACGACTATTTCATGGTCGAATCTTTTTCTAATATCAGGACTGATTTCGCCGTAGCGTTTGGTTAAACCGTCGTAGGCTAACTTCTCAAAATAATCTTCCGGACTCGACACCCCGGCATCTGCAGGTATCGGAAATCGAGGCATCAAATCTTTTTTCAGCTCTAATTTCAAATCGCACTTATCCGCAACCTCCAATGTATTCTCTATGGCACCCGGCCCGAAATCATAGTCCGCGAATGCCCTTTCCATTTCCTCCTGACTCTTGAAATAAAATTCCGGAACTTTATACCGCAGCTCTGTGGGATCCTTCGTGCCGTTGCTGGACTGAGAGATATTCAGCAGAATATTATGCGGAATCGCATGTTCCTTTCTTAGATAGTGGCCGTCGTTCACCGCCACCATTTTCACCCCGATCTCCCTCGCAATCTTCGGAACGCTTGCGAGCACCCGTTTCTCTTCGTCGAGACCGTGGCTGTGAACCTCCAAATAATAATCTTCACCAAAGACATCTTTATATTTCAGGGCGGCTTTTCTCCCGCTTTCGATATCTCCGTTGACTATCGGCTCAGATACCGGGCTGCTGAGGCACCCGCTCAGCACGATCAGTCCATCATGGTTTTCCGATAAGAGATCGAAGTCTACCCTGGGCTTGTAGTAATATCCTTCCAGATGTGCGATGGAGACCAGCTTGATGAGATTTTTATAACCTGTATAATTCTTCGCAAGAACCGTCAGGTGGTTGTATTCGTTTTTTTCGTTCCGCTTTCCCTTGGCGACATACATCTCACACCCAATTATGGGTTTGATACCAGCCTTCTTCGCAGATTTATAAAACTCAATCGCACCGAACAGAACCCCGTGGTCGGTCAAGGCGAGCGCGGGCATTTTGAACTCGACTGCGCGAGCAATCATGTCATTGATCTGGGTCGCGCCGTCTAACAAGCTGTAATGCGAATGATTATGAAGATGAACAAACTGCTGCATATTAATTCATTAAAATAGGATAAAGTGTAAATTCGGTTATCGTATAATTGTCGAAAAGTGTGCGGAAATAAAGATCGACATTGTCGAACGGACTGTAAATCTCGATCGTGTGCCACCCTGCTGCAGCAGAAATAGAAGGTGGAACATAATTCATTTCCTCGTCGTCAAATTTCAGCGTCGGCTTTCGTGTGCACCCGACGCAGCTTATCGACAAAGATGGATCATATGAAAACTGCGTACTCTTCTCCTGCTGTGCCATGAAAAACGTTTTGCCGTCCACGTTCAAATAATTGTTGGCAACTTGGATCGAAACCGAGTCGCCTCCTATCAAATATAGCGGTAATCCGCGAACCCACATGCTCGCCCCGATCACATCGACATAGAACCATCCAGGCGAGACACCTTTCGCCAACACTCGTGAATGTCCGTGGCGGATTGAAATCCTATATGAGCCGCTCAGATCAAAATCAAAATCAATTTTAGAATCAACAGTAAAAATAGTTTTCGTTGTGTCGAACGGGTTCACCACGTAGTTATTAGAAACTCTGGAAAGGCCTATGCTTATCGAAGGTCTCAAGAACGCGCATGAAGATAATCCCAGAGAAAGAGCCGCCACAAATTTTAAGAAAGTAGTCATCTCACCACTGACATGAATTTAACACATAATTCGACAACTTTTCTAACGGTTTCTGCAAATTTTCAGACACTTGTGTTCATGACAAGCAACTTCGGTTCGGTCATCTCGTTGATCGCGTATCGGACACCCTCTCGACCGAAGCCCGAATCCTTGACGCCGCCATACGGCATGTTGTCAATCCTGTAAGTCGGATAGTCATTTATTATGACGCCGCCGACTTCTATCTCGTCGAAAGCGCGGAAGATTTTCCGTGAGTCGTTGGTAAAAATTCCCGCCTGGAGTCCGAACCGGGTATCGTTGACCTTTTGGATCGCTTCCTCGAAAGCAGAATATTTATCCAGGACCGCAACAGGCGCAAATGCCTCCTCGCAATAAAGACTGATATTTGTGGGTACGTTTTCGAAAATGGTCGGCTCGATGACATTTCCTTCCCTCTTGCCGCCTGCCAACAGTTTTGCACCGGCGCCTTTTGCCTCTTCAATCCAGCTGAACGCACGATCTGCTTCACCATGGCTTATCATCGGCCCCACGACCGTGTCATCATCAAGCGGATTACCAATTTTCAATTTCCTGGTCTGCTCTACGAACAATTCCCTGAACTTTTCGTACAAATCTTTATGCACGAAGATCCTCTGCACCGAGATGCAAATTTGCCCCGCGTTTGAGAATGCTCCAATAGCCAGTCGCTTCGACACAAAATCAAGATCGGCATCAGGCTCGACAACGGCGGCAGCATTTCCACCTAATTCAAGCAAGACTTTTTTCTTGGGTACCTTCGATTTTAAATGCCATCCAACTTTCGGACTTCCTGTGAAGCTGAGCATCTTCACGCGCGGATCAGCGGAGAGTCTCTCTGCAATTTCATTGCTGCAAGAGACAACGTTGACCGCACCTTCAGGGACACCGGAGTCAGAGAAGATGCCGGCAAGCAAAATTGAAGTGATCGGCGTTTGTGGAGGGGATTTGTGTACCACAGTATTTCCCGCCGCGAGTGCCGGAGCGATTTTATGGGCAACGAGATTAAGCGGAAAATTAAACGGCGTAATGGTCGCCACGGGACCTATCGGGTAGCGCTTTACTATTCCCCATCGGTTCTCGGAGCCGGGTGCAATGTCGAGGGTTACAACTTCACCGGAAATTCTCGTGGACTCTTCGGCTGCAATGGAAAACGTCAGGACGGCCCTGTCAACCTCAGTCCTGGTATACTGGATCGGCTTGCCGGATTCCAACGTCATGGTACGGGCGATCTCTTCTTTCCGGCTCCGGAGTTGATCCGCTGTTCTTCGTAAAACTTCCGCGCGTCGGTAGGCCGGAAGCCTCCGGGTTGTTTCAAATCCTTTTTTGGCGGCGTCGACGGCCTCCCCGATCTCGACCTCCCCGGCCTGGAACACCTCGCCGACAAGGGAGCCGTCATAAGGATTGGTCACGGCCAAACGATCTCTCGTCTCAATCCATTTTCCGCCGATAAACAGTTTATATTCCACAGCGTGGTCCCTTAATTATAACCATCCGCTAACGTCGGGCGTTTTTACAAACGCGCCGGAACCTAAACACAGCCGGATACGCAGTCAGATTTTCAAAAAGCCTTTGACTTCATCAAGCACGTCCGACGCTGCGACAACTTTTCGCTCGCCGGTCTTCCTAAACTTCAATTCAATTTTTCCCTGCTTCAAATTTCTCTCGCCGACAATCACCTGCACAGGCATTCCGAGAAGATCGGCATCCTTGAATTTGAATCCCGGACTTATGCCCTGCCTGTCATCGTAAAGAATCTCTATGCCTGATTTCGAAAACTCTCCGTATAGATTTTCCGCCTCCTGAACTACTTCTTTGTTGTCCATGTTGACGGAAATCAAGTGTACCATAAAAGGCGCAATCGACTTATCCCAGATTATCCCATCCAGATCGTGATTCTGTTCGATGTGGCAGGCTATGATTCTTTCGACTCCTATGCCGTAGCTCCCCATGACGATCGGCTTCTCCGTTCCGTCTTCATCCAGATAATTCGCGTGAAGCGAGACGGAATACTTAGTACCAAGTTTGAAAATGTGGCCGATTTCGATCGCGTTTACGATCCGCAGCTTTCCTTTGCAATTCGGACACGGCTCGCCCGCGTCGATCGTTCGCAAATCATAATAAGCTTCCACCTTTGTGTCGCGCTTCAAATCGATGTGTGTGACATGATAATCGTCCTTGTTCGCGCCGCTGATCAGTTCGTTAGCGCCTTCGAGCCGTTTGTCCGCGATTATTTTAAATTCCCGCAGACCGATGGGGCCAATTGAGCCCGCATTTGCGCCGGTATATTTCGCAAGTTCTTCGGGTGCCATCGCGGATGCATTCTTTCCGATTGCGGTAAGAAGTTTCGCCTCGTTCAGCTGGTCGTTGCCGGACATCAGGATCAGGACAGGGGTGTCATCGACTTTATAGACAAGAGATTTGGCAAGTCTCTCAGTAGAAATCTTCAAGAATTCGCCGAGCTGATCGATGGTCTTGATATTCGGCGTGTGAATTTCTTCCGGCATCTCAGAGCCATCGATCCTTCCAAGCGGCGCTACAGCGCTCGATGCTACTTCAAGATTTGCGGCATAGCCGCAATTATCGCAAAGGGCACAAGTGTCTTCCCCATCGGGTGATTCGACCATAAATTCCTGCGAACCCGTACCACCCATCGCACCGCTCGATGCACCGACGATAAAAAATTTCAACCCGCTCCGCGAATAAATTTTTTTGTAAGCCTCTTTGTGAAGCTCATAACCTTTGTCGAGATCCTCGAAACTCCTGTCGAAGGTATACGAGTCCTTCATGAAAAATTGCCTTCCGCGGATAACGCCCGAGCGCGGGCGCGGCTCGTTCCTGAACTTCGTCTGAATCTGGTACCAGATTTTCGGCAGGTCGCGATACGATTTGATATTGTCTTTGGCGATCGTCGTGAAAACCTCTTCGTGCGTCGGTGCAAGGACAAAAGGACGATTCTTAACATGAAACAGGGTATCTCCGAACGACTCGACTCTTCCCGTCTGCTCCCATATCTCAACGGGATTGAGTGCGGGAAGCTGGAACTCCTGCCCGCCGATAGCGTCCATCTCCTGCCGTATAATTTCCATGACTTTCTTCATGACACGCCAACCGAATGGAAGCCATGAATAGATTCCGGCCGACAGAGGGCGAATCAGTCCGGCCCTCACCATCAACCGGTGGCTCGCCATGGTCGCGTCAGCAGGATTTTCTTTCAGCGTAGGAAGAAAGTATGTGCTAAGTCTCATTTCAGTTGTCTGCTTTCAGCTCTCAGGTTTTAGGATTTTCCCGAAGGGATTCCTTCGGAAAGAGTTTCGAATTTGTTTTTGTGCCCCTGGCGTGACTCGAACACGCGACACAGAGTTTAGGAAACTCTTGCTCTATCCAACTGAGCTACAGGGGCAGGAATCCTTTACTAATTTATTTCTTCGAGGGAAGATTTACAATTGACGAAACGCTTGAAATCTGTCTCCCAAAACAAAAAAGCCGACCCGCGTTGAACACGAATCGGCTTTGAAAGGAAATCTTTCGGTCTTACTTATAAAGGAAGTATTGCACGATCTTTGCCAGGCGCGGATCTGCGGCCGGATATGCGTTTATCACATCCTGGTTGTGATAATCTGTCCACACGTAAGTGCCTGCACCGAGCGAGTTTTCAACGATGCAATAAATAATGGGGGAAGTTCCCTGGATATACGCATATGTTTTGGCGACTGCACTTGGAGGTAGATCGGTAAACTTCTCGTACCCCGACAAGTTTCTGGAGTCAGCTGAAACCCAATTCAAAATTGCTCCGCCCACGTAAGCGTTAAGATTCGGGTCTATTATATGGATGGAATCCACGGATCCGTTTGGATATTGATCATCGTAATTCTGATAATAGCCGGGGAATATTCTCTGCAGGTGATAGTAATTGTAGTGGCCGCCGAACACTTTTCCGCCGTTCGTTATGTAGCGTCCGTACTCGCGTGAAAGTTGAGCGTAATCGTCACCGCCTTCACTGCCGCCATCGCAGTCGGAGAAAACGAGAGTATAACCGGCAAGATAGCTCTGTGCTTTCACCGAGTCCGTGGCAATGTTATTAATAAGGTCGGAGACATAGATCGAATCGTACCCGCCAAAGTTCAGAACCTTCAACACGTCTTCAGTCGCTTCGGCACTAGCTTGAACCACCAAAACCTTGAGTGCGGTGTTTCTCACAACTTGATGATTCCCGATGTTTGTACCGGTTTGGCTTGCTGAAACACTCGCGGTAAACGTCACCTGGAAGATGGCGCCGAGTTTGGCGACAAAAGTCTGGTTCCCTGCCGGTGCCTTTATCGTGGCTTTACCTGTCGTGTCGGTAACCGCCGCAAAAACCGAATCGTTATCGGCCTTACCCTGCAATTTGAAAATTGCACCGGCCTGAGGGTTCCCCGCAGGATTCAAGATCGTGGCAGTGACGGGATACAATGGTCCGTTACTCACGCTGTTTGAACTTTTCGAACAGCTTTCGAACAATACCACAGAGATGAGCAATAAAAATAGAATCGAAGATGTTCTTTTCATGATGCCTCCTTATTATGAACCAGCAAATGTTCTGATTCGCGTTTTAAAAGATTCTTTTGGATTGCCAGAATTATTAATTTAATATAACATACTAATCAATCTTTTTCATGTGATTAATAGCACGGGTAGGAAATCAAGCCTGATAAACAGTTAATATTCAAACGGTCCGCTTTTATATTTCGGTCTATCTTGAAACTGTCGGCAAATAGAGACAAATTTGTTACCGATTCAAGCCAACAGAGAGCAATTAATGAAAACGGACCAAGCCGCGCAGACAAAAAGAGAATCCACAAAATCGCACTGGGAAAATTTCTGGTCGGAAAAAAAAGAAGTCCGCGAAGTCTATTCGAATGACGACCGTGTCCTGCGAAACGTCCTGAAAGTTGCAGATCTCAGGGGGAAACGCGTTCTCGAGATAGGGGCCGGAACGGGACGAGACAGCTTCGGCATGGTGGAACATGGTGCGAGTGTGTTCATGCTGGACTACTCAAAAAATTCACTGAGCATAATAAACAGCATCGCGGCTCAAGAAAAAATCGACGTAAGTTCCATCGGCGGAAACGCATTTTCACTTCCGTTCCCCGACGACTCGTTTGACCTGGTTTTTCATCAAGGGCTTCTCGAACACTTTCGAGAAAATGATGCCAAAAACCTGCTGAAAGAAAATGTTCGGGTCGTTAAAAGTGGCGGGCTGCTTTTGGTCGACGTTCCTCAGCGGTACCACGTCTACACGGCAATGAAACATATTCTCATCGCACTCGACAAATGGTTTGCGGGCTGGGAACGAGAGTTCTCCATTCCTGAGCTCGACAGGCTTTTGCGATCGCTCGGGGTTGTACCAGTTTACCGGTACGGCGAGTGGATGTACCCGAGTCTTTTCTACCGGGTCGTGCGCGAAGGACTCGGAAAATTCGGGATAAAACTCCCGCTCAATCCAACCCCCATCAGGGCGCTTGCAAATTTCCGCAGGAAAATTAGAGAAACACTCCGCGGGACTCCCATCATGCTCCACACTTCGCTGTCCTGCGGAATCATCGCCAGAAAGCCTTAAGACGTGGAATCAAAATTCAAAACGCAAAATTGAAAATTCTCGTCATCGCTCTCTCCGGAATCGGGGACGCCCTCCTCTTCACTCCCGCGGCATCGCTGATAAGAAAAAATTTTCCGGGAACCGGGATCGATGCGCTCGTCATGTTTAAGGGCGCAAAGGAAATTTATGAGCAGAGCGGACTCTTCGACAAAGTCCTCTTCCATGATTTTTTGAGCGCGCCAAAGACAGAGTCGCTGGGAGTTGTGCTCGGCCTTCGGAAAAAATACGACGCGTCTATAGATGTATATCCCTCGAATAGAAGAGAATATAATATCATACAATTCTTAATCGGTGCGAGAAAACGCGGCGCGGTCAGTTATCTGCGGCGTGATTCACTGGAGCTGGGATTTCTAAACAACGTTCGGCTGACGGAAAACGATCTGCTCCACAACGTTCAGGAAAATATTCGCATGTGCGAGAAGCTGCTGGATTTTTCCGCAGCCGAAGAGCCCGACCTTGTTTTACCGATCGACGAAAAACAGCAGGGAGATAAATACCTCGCAAATGCGGGCATAAAAGACTCAGATCTTGTGATCGGATTTCATGCCGGTTCAGCGACTTTCAAAAACCAAGCGAAGAGACGATGGGAGCCGGAAAAGTTTTCAGAGCTGGCAAAATTGCTGGCGGAGAAGAATAATGCCCACATCTTGATATTCGGGGGACCGGATGAAACCGACCTGAAAAATAAAATCCGGGACGGTTCAGGAACGCCGAGAGTTTTGATACCGCAAACGGAATCAATCCTAGCAAACGCAGCACTGGTAAAAAGATGCAGCATTTTCGTCACGAACGATTCCGGGTTGATGCACCTTGCTTCGGCATTGAAAATACCGACGGTGGCCATAATCGGACCGACAAACACGAATTACATTCATCCATGGCACACCAGCT
This window contains:
- the dnaE gene encoding DNA polymerase III subunit alpha translates to MQQFVHLHNHSHYSLLDGATQINDMIARAVEFKMPALALTDHGVLFGAIEFYKSAKKAGIKPIIGCEMYVAKGKRNEKNEYNHLTVLAKNYTGYKNLIKLVSIAHLEGYYYKPRVDFDLLSENHDGLIVLSGCLSSPVSEPIVNGDIESGRKAALKYKDVFGEDYYLEVHSHGLDEEKRVLASVPKIAREIGVKMVAVNDGHYLRKEHAIPHNILLNISQSSNGTKDPTELRYKVPEFYFKSQEEMERAFADYDFGPGAIENTLEVADKCDLKLELKKDLMPRFPIPADAGVSSPEDYFEKLAYDGLTKRYGEISPDIRKRFDHEIVVIKKMGFAGYFLVVQDFINSAREMGVRVGPGRGSAAGSIVSYALGITNVDPLKYGLLFERFLNPDRVSMPDIDIDFADNKRNLVIDYVKRKYGEESVCQIVTFGTLSSRAVLKDVGRVLGISLSTTESITKQIPVILGRVTPLREAVDTIPELRWVKESNDPKIKQLIEYSLVLEGTNRNVGTHAAGVVIAPGKITDYVPLYKTPSTEVITEYEYKSLEEIGLLKMDFLGLRTLTVIEDALRRIKENHGKEIDLDGIPYDDPKVYELFAAGQTVAVFQFESSKMQEYLKKLNPTSMDDVVAMNALYRPGPMEMIEDFIDRKIGRKPIEYLHPKMEQILKPTYGVMVYQEQVIQIASAIAGFTLAQADMMRRAMGKKDKILMAEQKKLFVEGAIKNSIDRKLAGEIFDLIDKFASYGFNKSHAVAYSVLAYQTAYLKTYYPPEFMAAALTSEIGDLNKTTLLLAECRKLGITVLGPDVNESLADFSVTEGKLRFGLSAIKNVGVGAAEEIIRSRNDGGKFENIFDFVSRVDMKSVNKRALESLVQAGAFDSMGHRRAQLYNSFETISQFGQSIQESKSSSQSSLFDILGADQKKLVNYPSLSMVEEWSQGEKLNREKELIGVYISGHPLLRFEQEYNSFTNVRLGDSSSIVEGMSAKAAGIVVDVRRKIDKKGNTMAFVQLEDFTGKGDVIFFSDAYSKYQGVLFADSIVLVSGKAESNGDSVRIMANEAISMEEAAGKLTKSIAVSIDRSDNSKEGLVSLKEMLGNYSTGNCSIFFSVNSENGKPKIFRSNKSVDPNRKFVDALFGLFGKENVRLIS
- a CDS encoding aldehyde dehydrogenase family protein, which encodes MEYKLFIGGKWIETRDRLAVTNPYDGSLVGEVFQAGEVEIGEAVDAAKKGFETTRRLPAYRRAEVLRRTADQLRSRKEEIARTMTLESGKPIQYTRTEVDRAVLTFSIAAEESTRISGEVVTLDIAPGSENRWGIVKRYPIGPVATITPFNFPLNLVAHKIAPALAAGNTVVHKSPPQTPITSILLAGIFSDSGVPEGAVNVVSCSNEIAERLSADPRVKMLSFTGSPKVGWHLKSKVPKKKVLLELGGNAAAVVEPDADLDFVSKRLAIGAFSNAGQICISVQRIFVHKDLYEKFRELFVEQTRKLKIGNPLDDDTVVGPMISHGEADRAFSWIEEAKGAGAKLLAGGKREGNVIEPTIFENVPTNISLYCEEAFAPVAVLDKYSAFEEAIQKVNDTRFGLQAGIFTNDSRKIFRAFDEIEVGGVIINDYPTYRIDNMPYGGVKDSGFGREGVRYAINEMTEPKLLVMNTSV
- a CDS encoding proline--tRNA ligase — its product is MRLSTYFLPTLKENPADATMASHRLMVRAGLIRPLSAGIYSWLPFGWRVMKKVMEIIRQEMDAIGGQEFQLPALNPVEIWEQTGRVESFGDTLFHVKNRPFVLAPTHEEVFTTIAKDNIKSYRDLPKIWYQIQTKFRNEPRPRSGVIRGRQFFMKDSYTFDRSFEDLDKGYELHKEAYKKIYSRSGLKFFIVGASSGAMGGTGSQEFMVESPDGEDTCALCDNCGYAANLEVASSAVAPLGRIDGSEMPEEIHTPNIKTIDQLGEFLKISTERLAKSLVYKVDDTPVLILMSGNDQLNEAKLLTAIGKNASAMAPEELAKYTGANAGSIGPIGLREFKIIADKRLEGANELISGANKDDYHVTHIDLKRDTKVEAYYDLRTIDAGEPCPNCKGKLRIVNAIEIGHIFKLGTKYSVSLHANYLDEDGTEKPIVMGSYGIGVERIIACHIEQNHDLDGIIWDKSIAPFMVHLISVNMDNKEVVQEAENLYGEFSKSGIEILYDDRQGISPGFKFKDADLLGMPVQVIVGERNLKQGKIELKFRKTGERKVVAASDVLDEVKGFLKI
- a CDS encoding methyltransferase domain-containing protein, producing the protein MKTDQAAQTKRESTKSHWENFWSEKKEVREVYSNDDRVLRNVLKVADLRGKRVLEIGAGTGRDSFGMVEHGASVFMLDYSKNSLSIINSIAAQEKIDVSSIGGNAFSLPFPDDSFDLVFHQGLLEHFRENDAKNLLKENVRVVKSGGLLLVDVPQRYHVYTAMKHILIALDKWFAGWEREFSIPELDRLLRSLGVVPVYRYGEWMYPSLFYRVVREGLGKFGIKLPLNPTPIRALANFRRKIRETLRGTPIMLHTSLSCGIIARKP
- a CDS encoding glycosyltransferase family 9 protein — encoded protein: MKILVIALSGIGDALLFTPAASLIRKNFPGTGIDALVMFKGAKEIYEQSGLFDKVLFHDFLSAPKTESLGVVLGLRKKYDASIDVYPSNRREYNIIQFLIGARKRGAVSYLRRDSLELGFLNNVRLTENDLLHNVQENIRMCEKLLDFSAAEEPDLVLPIDEKQQGDKYLANAGIKDSDLVIGFHAGSATFKNQAKRRWEPEKFSELAKLLAEKNNAHILIFGGPDETDLKNKIRDGSGTPRVLIPQTESILANAALVKRCSIFVTNDSGLMHLASALKIPTVAIIGPTNTNYIHPWHTSYEIASLYLDCSPCFFYSPRPLTCSRTDIKFKCIKELPVEMVYQKVIRLLNKNI